Proteins encoded by one window of Natronoarchaeum mannanilyticum:
- a CDS encoding GMC family oxidoreductase has protein sequence MAQQLDPVDVVTVGVGWTGGIVGKELSEAGYEVVGLERGGEVSTEDFLTVHDELGYALRYKLMQDLSKETITFRNNVDQTALPMRRYGAFLPGTGVGGAGVHWNGQTWRFLPYDFQIRSHTIERYGRDAIPENMMLQDWGITYEELEPYYDTFEYMAGISGAAGNLQGETQEAGNPYEGARARDYPLPPMETPPALERFIEATENLGYNPFMAPSANLSEEYTNPDGAQLGACQYCGFCERFGCEWGAKSSPILTVIPVAQRTGNYELRTHSNVVELMYDENAGRVTGVRYVDEQTGDVYEQPARSVALTAYVLNNVRLLLLSGIGEPYDPETGEGVVGKNYCYQNFQASATGFFDEQFNLYMGAGALGASIDDYNGDNFDHADLDFLHGGNVAISQTGDRPIVNNPVQEDVPSWGSEFKARSLENNHSTLSIAAQGAVMPFRRNYLDLDPTYTDQYGNPLLRMTFDWRPQDRNLVEHIGPQLVEIMEEMGAETVEGNTSLEGSFDIVPYQSTHNTGGAIMGSDPSQSVVNSYLQCWDAENLFIPGASAFPHNSGYNPTGTVGALAYRAAEGMQRYLGDQQMLVSPV, from the coding sequence ATGGCACAACAACTCGATCCGGTCGACGTCGTGACGGTCGGCGTCGGCTGGACCGGCGGAATCGTGGGCAAAGAACTCTCGGAGGCGGGCTACGAGGTCGTCGGCCTGGAACGGGGCGGCGAGGTGTCGACCGAGGACTTCCTGACGGTCCACGACGAGCTGGGGTACGCGCTCCGGTACAAGCTGATGCAGGACCTCTCGAAGGAGACGATCACCTTCAGAAACAACGTCGACCAGACGGCCCTGCCGATGCGGCGGTACGGCGCCTTCCTGCCGGGGACCGGCGTCGGCGGCGCGGGCGTCCACTGGAACGGTCAGACCTGGCGCTTCCTGCCGTACGACTTCCAGATTCGCTCGCACACGATCGAGCGCTACGGACGGGACGCGATCCCCGAGAACATGATGCTGCAGGACTGGGGGATCACCTACGAGGAACTCGAGCCGTACTACGACACGTTCGAGTACATGGCCGGGATCTCGGGAGCGGCCGGGAACCTGCAGGGCGAAACGCAGGAGGCGGGCAACCCCTACGAGGGCGCCCGGGCGCGGGACTATCCGCTCCCGCCGATGGAGACGCCGCCGGCGCTCGAGCGATTCATCGAGGCGACGGAGAACCTCGGCTACAACCCGTTCATGGCGCCCTCCGCGAACCTCTCCGAGGAGTACACCAACCCCGACGGCGCTCAGCTTGGCGCCTGCCAGTACTGCGGGTTCTGCGAGCGCTTCGGCTGCGAGTGGGGCGCGAAGTCCTCGCCGATCCTCACCGTCATTCCGGTCGCCCAGCGGACCGGCAACTACGAGCTCCGGACCCACTCGAACGTCGTCGAGCTGATGTACGACGAGAACGCGGGCCGCGTGACCGGCGTCCGGTACGTCGACGAGCAGACCGGCGACGTGTACGAGCAGCCCGCGCGATCGGTCGCGCTGACCGCGTACGTCCTCAACAACGTTCGGCTCCTCCTGCTGTCGGGAATCGGCGAGCCGTACGACCCCGAGACCGGCGAGGGCGTCGTGGGGAAGAACTACTGCTACCAGAACTTCCAGGCCAGCGCGACAGGGTTCTTCGACGAGCAGTTCAACCTCTACATGGGCGCCGGGGCGCTGGGGGCGTCGATCGACGACTACAACGGCGACAACTTCGACCACGCGGACCTCGATTTCCTCCACGGCGGCAACGTCGCGATCTCCCAGACGGGCGACCGGCCGATCGTGAACAACCCGGTCCAGGAGGACGTCCCGTCGTGGGGCTCGGAGTTCAAGGCCCGGAGCCTGGAGAACAACCACAGCACGCTGTCGATCGCCGCCCAGGGCGCGGTGATGCCGTTCCGGCGCAACTATCTCGATCTGGATCCGACCTACACCGACCAGTACGGCAACCCGCTCCTGCGGATGACGTTCGACTGGCGTCCGCAGGACCGGAATCTCGTCGAGCACATCGGCCCGCAGCTCGTGGAGATCATGGAGGAGATGGGCGCCGAGACCGTCGAGGGCAACACGTCCCTGGAGGGGAGTTTCGACATCGTCCCCTACCAGTCGACGCACAACACCGGCGGGGCGATCATGGGGTCGGACCCCTCGCAGTCGGTCGTCAACAGCTACCTCCAGTGCTGGGACGCCGAGAACCTGTTCATCCCGGGCGCGTCGGCGTTCCCGCACAACAGCGGCTACAACCCGACCGGCACGGTCGGCGCGCTGGCCTACCGGGCCGCCGAGGGGATGCAGCGCTACCTGGGCGACCAGCAGATGCTGGTCAGCCCGGTGTAG
- a CDS encoding gluconate 2-dehydrogenase subunit 3 family protein yields the protein MSDQDKPLDFTRRDAMKVGGGVVAGGLAIDPEGWFTDDFDVDQMQEVELEPEGLQYFTIEQAELVHAMTARIYPSDENGPGAPEAGVVYFIDRQLNDAWGRGERWYMDGPFAGVEPVTPFVEEGDRAGPGAEIAFENIEPSATQGWQFPMAPNQVYDHSLDYVEEYCQNEYGSSFVDLDPGQQDDVIESLQRGEVDTFRGVTPEAFFRMLRQNTLEGMFADPMYGGNREMVGWRLKNFPGTPGALGSYRQIIDQEEYVAPEEYRSIADDVDQVADLGPTGGVDPAAGNVTEAANVSEENATDGGGDPTGNSSDGGNASDGGNASDGGNASDGGGSDGNVAGEGGGGANSSGHSH from the coding sequence GTGTCAGATCAAGACAAACCGCTCGATTTTACGCGCAGAGACGCGATGAAGGTCGGCGGCGGCGTCGTTGCCGGCGGGCTGGCGATCGACCCCGAGGGGTGGTTCACCGACGACTTCGACGTCGACCAGATGCAGGAGGTAGAGCTCGAACCGGAGGGGCTGCAGTACTTCACGATCGAACAGGCCGAGCTGGTCCACGCGATGACGGCGCGCATCTACCCGTCCGACGAGAACGGGCCGGGCGCGCCCGAGGCGGGGGTCGTCTACTTCATCGACCGGCAGCTCAACGACGCCTGGGGCCGGGGGGAGCGGTGGTACATGGACGGACCGTTCGCGGGCGTCGAACCGGTGACGCCGTTCGTCGAGGAGGGCGACCGCGCCGGGCCGGGCGCGGAGATCGCCTTCGAGAACATCGAACCCAGCGCCACGCAGGGGTGGCAGTTCCCGATGGCGCCGAACCAGGTGTACGACCACTCGCTGGACTACGTCGAGGAGTACTGCCAGAACGAGTACGGGTCGAGCTTCGTCGACCTCGATCCCGGCCAGCAGGACGACGTGATCGAGTCGCTCCAGCGCGGCGAGGTCGACACCTTCCGGGGCGTCACGCCGGAGGCGTTCTTCCGGATGCTGCGACAGAACACCCTCGAAGGGATGTTCGCCGACCCGATGTACGGCGGGAACCGCGAGATGGTCGGCTGGCGACTGAAGAACTTCCCCGGGACGCCGGGCGCGCTGGGCAGCTACCGACAGATCATCGATCAGGAGGAGTACGTCGCGCCCGAGGAGTACCGCTCGATTGCCGACGACGTCGATCAGGTCGCCGATCTCGGACCGACCGGCGGCGTCGATCCGGCGGCCGGCAACGTGACCGAGGCCGCCAACGTGTCGGAAGAGAACGCGACTGACGGAGGCGGCGACCCGACGGGGAACTCATCGGACGGCGGCAACGCGTCGGACGGCGGCAACGCGTCGGACGGCGGCAACGCGTCGGACGGCGGCGGCAGCGACGGCAACGTCGCAGGCGAAGGAGGAGGAGGAGCGAACAGTTCGGGACACTCGCACTGA
- a CDS encoding GIY-YIG nuclease family protein, with protein sequence MDGGTYTLLIELSREIDLSVGALGVRPLDRGWYAYTGSALGAGGFSRVDRHRRVASGEHDVRHWHVDYLLGHDAAALRDVVRAPGADVECAVARDLPGGPVEGFGASDCDCEAHLAYAPAESELRRRVEAAYADR encoded by the coding sequence ATGGACGGCGGCACGTACACGCTGCTGATCGAACTCTCCCGAGAGATCGATCTGTCGGTCGGCGCGCTGGGAGTGCGCCCCCTCGACCGGGGCTGGTACGCCTACACCGGCTCCGCGCTGGGAGCCGGCGGCTTCTCCCGCGTCGACCGCCATCGGCGCGTCGCGTCGGGTGAGCACGACGTGCGCCACTGGCACGTCGATTACCTCCTCGGCCACGACGCCGCGGCACTCCGGGACGTCGTTCGCGCGCCGGGCGCCGACGTGGAGTGTGCCGTCGCGAGGGATCTTCCAGGGGGACCGGTCGAGGGGTTCGGCGCCTCGGACTGCGACTGCGAAGCACATCTCGCGTACGCGCCCGCGGAATCCGAACTTCGGCGCCGCGTCGAAGCGGCGTACGCCGACCGCTGA
- a CDS encoding amphi-Trp domain-containing protein, whose product MPEEVLFKSERAQSRTEIAETLRAVADKLDAGESISLSAGEQSIELDPSERPEFEIKAERETGGSSEELSVEFEIEWTPGAEEDGPVSVE is encoded by the coding sequence ATGCCAGAAGAAGTGCTGTTCAAGTCCGAGCGCGCCCAGTCCCGCACAGAGATCGCCGAGACGCTGCGCGCCGTCGCCGACAAGCTCGACGCCGGCGAGTCGATCAGCCTCTCGGCCGGCGAGCAGTCGATCGAACTCGACCCCTCGGAGCGACCGGAGTTCGAGATCAAGGCCGAGCGGGAGACCGGCGGGAGCAGCGAGGAGCTCAGCGTCGAGTTCGAGATCGAGTGGACGCCCGGCGCCGAGGAGGACGGTCCCGTCAGCGTCGAGTAG
- a CDS encoding PadR family transcriptional regulator: MYDLTGFQRDLLYVVAGLDDPHGLAIKEELEEYYEKEIHHGRLYPNLDTLVEKGLVEKGERDRRTNEYTLTRRGRRELEARIEWETGYAST, translated from the coding sequence ATGTACGACCTGACAGGCTTCCAGCGAGACCTCCTGTACGTCGTGGCCGGGCTGGACGATCCCCACGGGCTCGCGATCAAGGAGGAACTCGAAGAGTACTACGAGAAGGAGATCCACCACGGGCGCCTGTATCCGAATCTCGACACGCTCGTCGAGAAGGGGCTCGTCGAGAAAGGCGAGCGCGACAGGCGCACCAACGAGTACACGCTGACGCGCCGCGGCCGACGGGAGCTCGAAGCCAGGATCGAGTGGGAGACGGGCTACGCGTCGACGTGA
- a CDS encoding MgtC/SapB family protein, which yields MGDDALDSTVARIALAAALGMFLGLEREWSQKTAGIRTFSLISLLGAVFVVLDRETLLVVGGLLVVVQGVLLAVQGLLADREEDEGLSLTTSTSMLVAYGVGALVAAEFVIEGVTVAVLSSLLLVLKRELHDIAWGLSREELRSASEFAILAFVIYPLLPSEPVELDVLGTPVPIEARVAWLMVVMVAGIGIVNYAVVMNYGGRGIAVTGFFGGLASSAAVVGTMIDHVRQRPEAGAYAIAAILLANAAMALRNLGIALVFTLGGGRVLYGALVPLGAIVLGSVAIAVYAADWSEQVEMELVDPFSLRNALGFGLVFLAVLVLGSLAEIHLGRLGFYATAAATGLVSSAGATASAVMLYRVGDLDAGTAVVAILLATASSVLVKVALAGLGPDRNFAYRVAGWSGLLLLGAGAATAAVTI from the coding sequence ATGGGCGACGACGCGCTCGACAGCACGGTGGCGCGGATCGCGCTCGCCGCGGCGCTGGGCATGTTTCTCGGCCTCGAACGGGAGTGGTCCCAGAAGACGGCGGGGATCCGGACGTTCTCGCTGATCAGCCTGCTCGGGGCGGTGTTCGTCGTGCTCGACCGGGAGACGCTGCTGGTCGTCGGCGGCCTGCTCGTCGTCGTTCAGGGGGTCCTGCTGGCCGTCCAGGGGCTGCTCGCCGACCGCGAGGAGGACGAGGGACTGAGCCTGACGACCTCGACGTCGATGCTGGTCGCCTACGGCGTCGGCGCGCTGGTCGCCGCGGAGTTCGTCATCGAGGGCGTCACCGTCGCGGTGCTGTCCTCGCTGCTGCTCGTCCTGAAGCGGGAGCTCCACGACATCGCCTGGGGGCTCTCCCGCGAGGAGCTTCGCTCGGCCAGCGAGTTCGCCATCCTCGCGTTCGTGATCTACCCGCTGTTGCCGTCCGAGCCCGTCGAACTCGACGTGCTGGGCACGCCCGTACCGATCGAGGCCCGCGTCGCCTGGCTGATGGTGGTGATGGTCGCCGGAATCGGCATCGTCAACTACGCCGTCGTGATGAACTACGGCGGGCGCGGCATCGCCGTCACGGGCTTTTTCGGCGGGCTGGCGTCCTCGGCGGCGGTCGTCGGGACGATGATCGACCACGTTCGCCAGCGCCCCGAGGCCGGCGCCTACGCGATCGCCGCGATCCTGCTCGCCAACGCCGCGATGGCCCTCAGAAATCTCGGCATCGCGCTGGTGTTCACCCTGGGCGGCGGGCGCGTTCTCTACGGCGCGCTGGTCCCGTTGGGTGCGATCGTCCTCGGTTCGGTGGCGATCGCGGTCTACGCCGCCGACTGGTCCGAGCAGGTCGAGATGGAACTCGTCGATCCCTTCTCGCTCCGCAACGCGCTCGGGTTCGGGCTCGTGTTCCTCGCCGTTCTCGTCCTCGGTTCGCTCGCGGAGATCCACCTCGGGCGGCTCGGCTTCTACGCGACCGCCGCGGCGACCGGGCTCGTCTCCAGCGCCGGCGCGACGGCGTCGGCGGTGATGCTCTACCGGGTGGGCGATCTGGACGCCGGCACCGCGGTCGTCGCCATCCTGCTGGCGACCGCTTCGAGCGTCCTCGTGAAGGTCGCGCTCGCGGGGCTCGGCCCCGATCGGAACTTCGCCTACCGGGTCGCCGGCTGGAGCGGACTGCTGTTGCTCGGCGCCGGCGCGGCCACCGCGGCGGTGACGATCTGA